aactcacaaagCTGCTCAATGACTCGTTTGCCTGTCTTCACTTGCACGTGGATCCTGCACCCTTCCAACAATGCTCGTAGTACCTCTGGATACCTTTCCATGTGATACTCCTGAATAAAGATCCTTGCCTCATCGAAGAGTCCAGCACGAGCTAGAGCAGAAACCATAAGCGCGTGATGTGTAACTTTAGGTGACCTAATGCGGTTAAAACATAACCAACCTTCCTCAACCATGCCAGCAGTGCTACAAGCATGGAGCACAGCTGCAAAAGTTAACAGATCTATCTCAATGCTCAAGTTTTTTtccaataaagaaaacaaacttaATCCTAGCTCTCTGTCCATGTAAGCTACAGCCAAGTATCATCACAGTCCATGAAATAACATCCCTCACCTTGATCCCTGCAAATAAGTTTGAAGCATACTGAATAAATCCTGATTTCACATACATGTCCATGATAGCTTTGGCATATGCCTGCGTTGACAGAGATCTTTGGAGATGATTCCGTACTACAATTTGGTGGAGGAACTTTAGGATACCCTTGGGGAAATGCACCCAGCACTGTAGCTAATCCAGTAGCTCTAGAAGCATGTGTGTAAGCTCCTAATGAAGGATGCTAGCAAATGGAGTCCTGAACTGGCTGCTGCTTGTGAAGTATGGAAGGAGATCAAATTCGAATTTGACGCAGTGGATACTTTGTAATCCAGTAATTAACATTTGGTTTATTAGTTTCATTTCAATGCAACTCGGCCGGGGTCGTTTCCACCCTTTAAGTGGATCTTCCCAATTCTACCGGACGCGCCTGGATTCGGAAAAGTGTAGCGAACCTGGTACCATCCAGCATTGTCTTTAGCGCGCAGGAGCTTATGCGCAGCTTTGAGAACACTAGATTAAGAGAGTGCATCAGGTTTTATTCCACTTTTAATCATCTGCCGTGATGATTTCAAGCCGTCATTAAAAGATCCATTTTTCATAGACAAACCTATCGTTTCCGTCCATGAAATAACATCTTTAGAAGGCATCCGGTCAAAAATTGCACGAGCATCTGCAAAACTACCGCAATCAATTGAATTGCTAACCAACACGTCAAATTCTAACCGATATTTCGTTGCAATGCCATGAGCTTTTCTTCCTTCTTGCATTGATTTTAGCAACCGACAGGCACCAACAGCAGTTGCCAATGCTACACGATCTACATAAGCATCTAAATTCACCATTTGATGAAACAAATCAAGAGCCAGAGAGCGCTGATTTTGCATTAAATACAACCTAGCAAGTATAGTCCAACATACTGAATTACTCGTACTCTTAACAGACTTAACAAAAACCCATTTGGCGGAATCAATGCTATCAAGACGGCCATATAAATCAAGTAAGGCGGAGATAACACAGTGATCAGCAGAGAACGCAAGTTTGAAAGCCTGGCCATGGACTTGAttgccaaaaaataaattaccagaaAAGCGAGGAGCCGTTAGAACGGGGGAGCGTGTGCTTATCAGGAAAAACACCACGGAGCAGCATTTGATGATAAATAGAGAGAGCACTATGAGGGTCTTTATTGGTGACATGGGTCTGAGTAAGGCTATTCCAAGCAAATGTATCTCATTGAGGAATTTCGTCGAGCAGGCGCCGGGTTGAAGTCACCATTACGCAGATTTGAAAATGGGTGTGTTTTGACTTgcaatgtttttatttttttattgtcttCAAGAAATTTAAACTCTGTATCTGAATTTGTGCTGATGaaaacatccattttagttagAGTTCTGCTATTTGCCCCGGGTCAAATCCcgggtcaaaccccaaaaactaaagcaaaacgacgtcgttttctcttttatttgaaaCGATGCCGTTTCATCCTAACAAATGCTCTCCTCTTCATTCTTCGATTTCGTTTTCCCTTCTTCGTTCTCCGATTTCATCTTCCCCTCTTCGTTTCACCAGGGAAATTCGCATTCGTTTTCTGCCATTCGTTTTGTCTTCTTCGTTTTCATCTTCCCCTCCTCTCGTTTTCGTCTTCCCTTTTTCGTTTTCTTGTCGAAATCAACCCACCCAAATCTGGAAGTTTCTGGCATTCGCACAGGCACGGTCACCGTCAACGTGGCAGCCATCACGCGCATTCCTCGTTGAACTCACGAACCGTCACAGTTATCACAGCCTCAGGTAATGCTCCGATCTTTAGCTTTTCTAGGTTACAGTAAAATGGGGACAATTTTGAAAGCTATCAATTTccgttttatttaattttcggttgaaattaaatgttaaCGAAATAACTGTTTTTGTGCTGAATTGGTCTAGAATTTGTGCTTGAGTTGGTCTGCAATTTGTGTGCTCGAATTGGTCTGCAATTTGTGTGCTCGAATTGGTCTGCATTTGTGCTGAATTGGTCTGTAATTTGTGCTTTAATTGGTCTGAAATTTGTGCTTAAGTTGGTCTGCAATTTGTGCTTGAAGTGGTATGGAATTTGTGATGAATTGGCCTGCAATTTATGCTTGAAGTGGTATGGAATTTGTGATGAATTGGCCTGCAATTTATGCTTGAATTGGTCAGGAATTTGTGCTTGAGTTGGTCTGGAAATTGTGCTGAAGTTGGAAATCTGGAAGTTGAATCTGAGAGTTGGAAATTTGGaagtgtgtgtttgtgtgtgtgtgtgtgctctgtgtgtgtgtgtgtgtgtgtgtatgtgtgctctgtgtgtgtgtttgtgtctctgtgtgtgtgtgtgtttgtgtctctgtgtgtgtgtctgggtgctctgtgtgtgtgtgtgtttgtgtctttgtgtgtgtgtgtgtttgtgctctgtgtgtgtgtgtgtgtgtttgtgcttaaacacacacacagagagcacaaatacacacacacacagagacacaaaaacacacacacacacacacagagacaCAAACACAGACACAgagcacacacacacacacacacacacaaacatatACACACAGAGACACAAACACAGacacacagacacacacagaggcacacacacacacgcaggCACACACAAACaggcacacacacacacacaggcacacacacacacacacacgcacagacacagacacacacacacacagagacaCAAACATagacacaaacacacacacacacacacagaggcacacacacacacacagaggcacacacacacacacgcaggCACACACAAACaggcacacacacacacaggcgcacacacacacacacacacacacagattATTAAATGTAATTGTATCTTTTTTTGGGCAGTTCTATGGCTTCACAAATAATGTCATCCAACACAAGCGAGAATCGAAGCTCATTGCAAATGTGTAATGGATGTGGTGATCAGATGGAGATCTTAACGTCACGCacaaaaagaaatccaaatcGTAAATTTTGGACTTGTAGAGGATGTAACAACTTTCAGTGGGCAGAAGATCATAAACCTAGCGAAGGGAAGATAAACTTGTTAGCAGATGAGGTTAGGAAGCTGGCCTTGGAGATTGAGTGTTTGTCCGTAAAATGTCAATTATTGCATAAAGAACTTGAGCACATGCGAGAACGTGAAGTGCAGAGGCGATTGTTGGACGACGAACTTCGAAAGAGAGAGGCACCACgaagtgattttattaaattaatcgtgattgttgttttatgttttctatttaagtattgtttttaagttgttttatgttttctatttaagtattgtttttaacattaaattcACGATATGTAATAacattttaatgttaaatataagttttcaattgtttgaattaatttaaagtactatgaattttgaatttgaccCCAATAATACTtctcaaatttataatatggCCCAACTCATTTCAATATGTTCCAAATAGATCCAAATTTAACTTACAaagtgtaaaaataaaatgttgaagTACACATACACATACACCAAGTTAATACATAAAACATAAGCTAACTTTAACTTCATTTAACTTTGATCATGTGCTTGGTTCATTGCTTGAAAACTCCCCTCGATTGGCCTCCTCCAAATTTTGTTGCGGAAAATATTGCAAGTTTCCGTGATGGACTCCGCCATAATTCATCCAGGATTGATAGTAAGGGGGGAAAAATGCATGTTCGAAGGGTGCTTGTTGTGCTAGCTGTTACacaaccaacaaaaaaattaaatgtaaattatcaaacatatGACAATGAATGgaaacaacaaattaaaaaaattattaccacTACCATATGGCTCTCTTGTGTTGGGACTGTAGTAGCCACCTGAGAAGAAAATCCATGTATCTTCGAGTCCTAGAAATGTGGTTAACacacatttaaaatatatattttaaattaatgtaaaatgaaTGTATTAACGTAATTACCTCCACAGTTGTGCTAGTCGAAGCATTATTCGATTTCTGTTTTGGCCTCTtaaattgcttttgctttctttgaGTAGGCATAGCTGCATGTATCGTCACCATCACTGCGAACATTCAGAGATACATCCTTCATTGCTTTCTCGATCCAacccataatatttttatggctttcttcattttttgaagCTACCTCAGCAATATCATAAAAAGCAGTGCACTCCTCTCATACCGCTGATGTTCAATGCTTGAATTTCGTGCATCATAACTGACTTTGACTTTACTGTAGAATCTCCGCACATCTTTCCTCCATTTTCGTAGGATATACTTTTCAGGCAGTAATTGTATACGGTTACGTGACAACACTGCGATGACGTGTCTGCAAAGAATGCCCTTATATTCAAACATTTTACACACACAATGAATTTCACCCTCATTTTTGGCAAAAAAGactttcaaagttttttctcTACTTTGTTCATCGTTTTCAATAACTGCATATTCTGATCCCCCACAACTGAAAACCTCACAATATATCTTATTCGCCAACTCTTGCTGAAATTCTTGAAACTTGGAAATAGTGTACACTGCTTCAACTTGCTTCTCCATTGCAAAACTGGTACGACATGGCATCCGTTGGCTAAAACACCTAGCATCCGCTTGCCattctttctcaattttactttccattgctttttcatatttctccACAAATTGTTTCAAAGTTGTTTTCGAGTTAACATACCCATCAAAGAAAGCATTCATACTTTCACTACGCTGAGTGGTTGACATTCTAGtccaaaaagaatttttcacaAAACATGGAACCCAACGATTTCTTTCCTCATATAATCCATTTAACCACTGATTATTAATAAGATCATATTTGTCTACCATGCCATGCCAAGCTTCCTCGAATTCGACAGGAGTATATGAATCATAAACAACGGAATGTAATGAAACTCTAATGGCATGATATTCAACGTACCTTCCCAACTTCTCAGGCACCTTTTTCAGTATATGCCATAAACACCATCAGTGCCTAGTGTTTGGAAAAACAATCTCAATCGCATTTTTCATCGCTTTGTCTTGATCTGTAATGATTCCAAGGGGAGGAGAGCCAGACATGCATGATAGCCATGTGTCAAATAACCACGTAAATGTCTCCATGTCCTCATGCGAAATCAACCCACATCCTAACAAAATTGATTGACCATGATGATTAACTCCTACAAAAGGAGCAAATGGCATGTCATATTTGTTTGTAAGGTATGTGGTATCAAATGTGACCACATCTCCAAAGTCTTTATAGGCTGCCCTACTCCTTGGATCTGCCCAAAATACATTTTTCAACCGGCCCTCCTCATCTAGGTCAAGACTGAAGAAAAACCCATCATTTTCTGTttgcattttcttaaaatatctCTGAATTGCAACAGCATCCCCTTCTCCGAGCCTTAATCGCCGCACCTTGTCAATATGATTTCTAGCATCTTTTTCTAAGAATGAGACTTTTTCAAAGCCACCAGCGTCGACAACAACAGACTTAAAACTTTGAGCCATTCTAATTCCAGCTTCGTCGTTTATCTCAAGTTGCTTTTTAACAAATGGACTAATGGTACGGTTGCATCGATAATACCTACTCTTGCTCAGACTCACGGCATGGTTATGTTCAAGAATCATATTTCCAATTACCCATTTTCCGGTAACCAAATCCAAACGTCCTCCAAGTTTAGCATTGCATCcaattttttggtttggttgAAGCCGCAAAACATTAGTGTCTTTGGCTTTTGACTTGCCGTTTCGCCCATAAGTAAATGTCACATATCTCAAACTCCCATCATCCCCTTTTCTACAAGATCTCCGCATAATTGGAAACCCCTCTTGTAGGCCATAACCCttataatattcaaacatTTCATCAGGACTATCAAAAAACATCCCAACTGTTGGCTCAATAATTATTTCCGGCACCAATTCCTCATTATTTCCTTCCAAATCAACCCCCTGTAAATCCTCCAATTCTTCAACTTCATCAACCTCCTCCACTTGCTCCAAATTATCCATTAACTGCTGCAAATTTAAACAATGcagtatattattatttatttattgcaaatTCATTAAACAATTCAAGATTGTTGTAAAAGCATCGCAATTGGAAActgaaattatcaaataacgGCAAGCCGCAAACATTAGCTAATAGAAGTCCGTAGTCATGattcaaatttaaacaattcaaGCCTGTTGTAAAAGCATGCAattggaaattgaaattgtcaaataatggCAAGCCGCGAACTAGCTAATACAAGTCCGTAGGCATCCCTTTTGGTTACACATACACGGTTCTTTTGAGCAAAATTCATTGACTAGAGGGCATGTTATCGACTGTTCTTTTGAGCAAAATTTCATGACTTACCATAAAAGAAATTCGAatagaaattttgttttcgtaATCGAAACTGAAAtcattatattcaaatatcttcATAATCAAAAATGTTACAGAAAatcgaaaagaaaa
This window of the Citrus sinensis cultivar Valencia sweet orange chromosome 8, DVS_A1.0, whole genome shotgun sequence genome carries:
- the LOC127899327 gene encoding pentatricopeptide repeat-containing protein At5g15340, mitochondrial-like gives rise to the protein MDMYVKSGFIQYASNLFAGIKVRDVISWTVMILGSVLHACSTAGMVEEGWLCFNRIRSPKVTHHALMVSALARAGLFDEARIFIQEYHMERYPEVLRALLEGCRIHVQVKTGKRVIEQLCELKPLSAENCDVSCPRSEGIFWELQSLMKKMEGDSLRPKPDFSLHYVDEERKWTQIGHSEILALSFGLINTQVGATIHVTKNLRIFGSSVHIDSLFIQASKLQNLKG
- the LOC107177131 gene encoding pentatricopeptide repeat-containing protein At5g27110-like; the encoded protein is MSPIKTLIVLSLFIIKCCSVVFFLISTRSPVLTAPRFSGNLFFGNQVHGQAFKLAFSADHCVISALLDLYGRLDSIDSAKWVFVKSVKSTSNSVCWTILARLYLMQNQRSLALDLFHQMVNLDAYVDRVALATAVGACRLLKSMQEGRKAHGIATKYRLEFDVLVSNSIDCGSFADARAIFDRMPSKDVISWTETIGLSMKNGSFNDGLKSSRQMIKSGIKPDALS
- the LOC127899328 gene encoding uncharacterized protein LOC127899328 — translated: MPFHPNKCSPLHSSISFSLLRSPISSSPLRFTREIRIRFLPFVLSSSFSSSPPLVFVFPFSFSCRNQPTQIWKFLAFAQARSPSTWQPSRAFLVELTNRHSYHSLSSMASQIMSSNTSENRSSLQMCNGCGDQMEILTSRTKRNPNRKFWTCRGCNNFQWAEDHKPSEGKINLLADEVRKLALEIECLSVKCQLLHKELEHMREREVQRRLLDDELRKREA
- the LOC107177541 gene encoding protein FAR1-RELATED SEQUENCE 5-like, which produces MICSSVYAREDEEEAEADAPLGFEGSSSGRELVLEGSNSSSEIGLNEKEAKQLMDNLEQVEEVDEVEELEDLQGVDLEGNNEELVPEIIIEPTVGMFFDSPDEMFEYYKGYGLQEGFPIMRRSCRKGDDGSLRYVTFTYGRNGKSKAKDTNVLRLQPNQKIGCNAKLGGRLDLVTGKWVIGNMILEHNHAVSLSKSRYYRCNRTISPFVKKQLEINDEAGIRMAQSFKSVVVDAGGFEKVSFLEKDARNHIDKVRRLRLGEGDAVAIQRYFKKMQTENDGFFFSLDLDEEGRLKNVFWADPRSRAAYKDFGDVVTFDTTYLTNKYDMPFAPFVGVNHHGQSILLGCGLISHEDMETFTWLFDTWLSCMSGSPPLGIITDQDKAMKNAIEIVPEKLGRYVEYHAIRVSLHSVVYDSYTPVEFEEAWHGMVDKYDLINNQWLNGLYEERNRWVPCFVKNSFWTRMSTTQRSESMNAFFDGYVNSKTTLKQFVEKYEKAMESKIEKEWQADARCFSQRMPCRTSFAMEKQVEAVYTISKFQEFQQELANKIYCEVFSCGGSEYAVIENDEQSREKTLKVFFAKNEGEIHCVCKMFEYKGILCRHVIAVLSRNRIQLLPEKYILRKWRKDVRRFYSKVKVSYDARNSSIEHQRYERSALLFMILLR